A window of Clostridia bacterium contains these coding sequences:
- a CDS encoding exosortase/archaeosortase family protein, with translation MPSDAQIRAEAPPTSALESAVGKSVWSYWPIALLAAVVAALYGSVLPGLVKQWYADPEYSHGFLVPVVSAYALWTMRERLRTLRPKPAVSFGGVALIASLMLLFLGSLGAELFLTRVSLLATITALVLYFGGWTLLQAIAFPLGFLLLAIPLPAILYNQIVFPLQLLASQLATGCLDTAHVVPILREGNVLILPNTTLEVVEACSGIRSLMSLITLAVAYGFLTEKSIAIRWLLALGMVPVAIFTNSVRVMSTATITYYWGVEAAEGFTHTFSGLAIFIAATFLMIGLHAALRKTWKTLHWERA, from the coding sequence TTGCCCTCTGATGCTCAAATCCGCGCCGAGGCACCGCCCACCTCGGCGCTCGAGTCCGCCGTTGGGAAATCGGTTTGGTCGTATTGGCCCATCGCGCTGCTGGCCGCAGTCGTGGCAGCCCTGTATGGCTCGGTTTTGCCTGGCTTAGTAAAGCAGTGGTACGCGGACCCCGAATACTCCCACGGATTTTTGGTGCCGGTCGTCAGTGCGTATGCGCTGTGGACGATGCGCGAAAGGCTTAGAACTCTTCGGCCAAAACCGGCAGTCTCGTTCGGCGGGGTCGCATTAATAGCCAGCTTGATGCTGCTTTTCCTCGGAAGCCTCGGTGCCGAGCTTTTCCTTACCCGCGTTTCGCTACTGGCTACGATTACGGCCCTGGTGCTCTACTTTGGCGGTTGGACGCTGTTGCAAGCTATCGCCTTCCCGCTCGGATTCCTTCTCCTGGCGATTCCTTTGCCCGCCATCCTCTACAACCAGATTGTGTTTCCGCTGCAACTCCTGGCTTCGCAGCTTGCAACCGGTTGCCTGGATACCGCGCACGTCGTGCCCATCCTGCGCGAAGGCAATGTCCTCATCCTGCCCAACACGACTTTAGAAGTGGTGGAAGCCTGTAGCGGCATTCGTTCACTCATGTCGCTCATTACGCTTGCGGTCGCCTATGGCTTTTTAACCGAGAAGAGCATTGCAATCCGGTGGCTGCTCGCCCTCGGCATGGTGCCGGTCGCAATTTTCACCAACAGCGTGCGGGTGATGAGCACGGCGACCATCACGTATTACTGGGGAGTAGAGGCAGCGGAAGGATTTACTCACACGTTTTCGGGACTGGCGATCTTCATCGCCGCGACGTTTCTCATGATCGGACTTCATGCAGCACTCCGAAAAACCTGGAAAACATTGCATTGGGAGCGCGCATGA
- a CDS encoding EpsI family protein has product MKPNAKYWLVLVILVAATLGLNALSHGEPALPLHPISSIPLQFGAWVGQQRELEDRFVQALGVDDYLYRTYQRGNEIPVGLYIGFYATQRTGSTIHSPKNCLPGAGWQAIHADTIPLKRPDGSSAVANLYIVQKGLQKQLVVYWYQSHGRIVANEYWGKIYLVVDAIQLNRTDAALVRVVTPFEGSDQDARVRAAEFAQEIIGYVDAAVPR; this is encoded by the coding sequence ATGAAACCTAATGCAAAGTACTGGCTCGTTCTCGTCATCCTCGTAGCTGCCACGTTGGGATTGAATGCGCTGTCACATGGCGAGCCTGCGCTGCCCCTGCACCCCATCAGTTCCATTCCGCTGCAATTCGGCGCATGGGTGGGACAGCAGAGAGAGCTGGAAGATCGCTTCGTGCAGGCGCTTGGCGTGGACGACTACCTCTACCGGACTTATCAGCGTGGGAACGAAATTCCGGTCGGCCTGTACATAGGGTTCTACGCGACCCAGCGGACCGGTTCCACGATCCATTCACCAAAGAACTGTTTGCCCGGCGCGGGCTGGCAAGCCATCCATGCGGACACGATTCCGCTTAAGCGCCCGGACGGCTCCTCGGCGGTTGCAAATCTCTACATCGTGCAGAAGGGCTTGCAGAAACAGCTCGTCGTCTACTGGTATCAATCGCACGGCCGTATCGTTGCGAATGAATACTGGGGAAAAATCTACCTCGTCGTTGACGCCATCCAGTTGAACCGCACCGACGCGGCGCTGGTGCGCGTTGTAACGCCATTCGAGGGAAGCGACCAGGATGCGCGTGTGCGCGCCGCGGAGTTCGCTCAAGAAATCATCGGCTATGTTGACGCGGCTGTCCCGCGATAG